The Ictalurus punctatus breed USDA103 chromosome 9, Coco_2.0, whole genome shotgun sequence genome contains a region encoding:
- the pex13 gene encoding peroxisome biogenesis factor 13, which translates to MSQPPPKPWERRIPGAVGAPLSYRSADFGTGSGLTSSGPSVMTRVAPPVPPRLIQQTYRPSYSSFPSSYSPFSSSPYGGYSPYSYGGVGYSRFLPEEVPPSRFVQQAEESSRGAFQSIESIVHAFSSVSMMLDATFSAVYNSFRAVLDVANHFSRLRTHFTKVLSAFALVRTLRYLYRRLQRILGMRLDAEVEDLWEDSAASAVVPGGRGAGVGDSRDGRVKSWPIFLFLAVVFGGPYLIWKLLRSEEGIEERGTNWASGEDDHVVARAEYDFTAASEEEISLQAGDMLNLAPKEQQPRVRGWLLASVDGQTTGLIPANYVKILGKRRGRRQAELERLAQLQRGPQVQDLQSAPAQVTVTVPASASAGQPAHEELLECVYRETPASYASAAVTIDNSSTNTALGNSEKLDL; encoded by the exons ATGTCTCAACCGCCACCAAAACCGTGGGAAAGACGAATTCCTGGAGCTGTAGGAGCTCCACTAAGCTATCG TTCTGCAGATTTTGGGACAGGAAGTGGCCTAACATCATCAGGTCCTTCAGTCATGACGCGTGTGGCGCCTCCAGTCCCCCCACGCCTAATCCAGCAGACCTACCGTCCATCCTACAGCTCTTTCCCGTCCTCCTACAGCCCCTTCAGCAGCTCTCCGTACGGAGGCTACAGCCCGTACAGCTACGGCGGTGTGGGATACAGCCGCTTCCTCCCGGAGGAGGTGCCTCCGAGCCGCTTCGTGCAGCAGGCGGAGGAGAGCAGCCGAGGCGCGTTCCAGTCCATTGAGAGCATCGTCCACGCGTTCTCCTCCGTCAGCATGATGCTGGACGCCACCTTCTCGGCCGTCTACAACAGCTTCCGCGCCGTGCTCGACGTGGCCAACCACTTCTCCCGGCTTCGCACCCACTTCACCAAAGTGCTGTCCGCCTTCGCGCTGGTGCGGACGCTGCGCTACCTGTACCGACGGCTGCAGAGGATCTTGGGAATGAGGTTGGACGCTGAGGTGGAGGATCTGTGGGAGGATAGTGCCGCAAGCGCCGTAGTGccaggaggaagaggagccGGCGTCGGCGATTCCAGAGATGGCAGAGTGAAGTCTTGGCCCATATTTCTGTTTCTCGCAGTGGTTTTCGGAGGACCCTACCTGATCTGGAAACTTCTGAGATCTGAGGAGGGCATAGAGGAGCGTG gcaCTAACTGGGCCAGCGGTGAAGACGACCACGTGGTAGCCAGAGCCGAGTACGACTTCACTGCTGCTTCTGAGGAGGAGATCTCTCTGCAGGCTGGAGATATGCTTAACCTGGCTCCAAAGG AGCAACAGCCGAGGGTGCGTGGGTGGCTGCTGGCCAGCGTGGACGGCCAGACCACAGGCCTCATCCCTGCCAACTACGTCAAGATCCTGGGAAAGAGGAGGGGCAGGAGGCAAGCCGAGCTGGAAAGGTTGGCACAGCTTCAGCGGGGACCGCAGGTTCAGGATCTGCAGTCAGCACCAGCTCAGGTTACGGTGACCGTGCCAGCCTCAGCCTCTGCCGGTCAGCCAGCCCACGAGGAGCTGCtggagtgtgtgtacagagaAACTCCAGCATCTTACGCAAGCGCAGCCGTCACGATTGACAACAGCAGCACAAACACTGCTCTAGGAAATTCTGAGAAACTtgatttgtga